The genomic region CTTTTATTATAAGATTTTCTCGAAAATACGGTTTTTATGACAAGGTGAATTCGAGAAAAATTCACAGCGGGAATATTCCAAGGCTCGGCGGACTTGCCGTCGTTTTTTCTTTTATTGTGACCGAGATCATATTCGGCTTATTTTACAGTACGCCTGTGGCCGATAGGATTTACAATGTTTCTTTGATTTTTGCAGGAATTCTTATTTTTTTTATGGGCTTGACGGATGATTTTCATCCACTGCGTGCAGGTATAAAGCTTATTATACAGTGCGTTGCCGCTCTTATAACTATCGTGTGCGGATACAGTTTTGACAGTATCTTAGGATTTTACGTTCCTCCGTTTATCGGAAACGTTTTTACATTCCTTTGGATCGTCTTTGTGATAAATTCGTATAATCTCATAGACGGACTTGACGGGCTTTGCGGCGGGCTTTCTTTTTTAACGCTTGGCGCTCTTTATATAATTTTTGCCCGTTCCGCGTCCTCCGCGGCGGCGCTTTGTCTTGTTCTGTGCGGTTCGATAGCGGGATTTTTACTGTATAATAAGCCTCCTGCCAAAATATTTTTGGGCGACGGCGGAAGCCAATTTTTAGGTTTTTTCGTTGCCGTTTGCCCTCTGTTTTCATCGACCGTAAATTACGAGTACAATAAGGTTCTCATCATGCTCACGCTCTGCGCCATTCCCATGACCGATACCCTTGCGGCCGTATGGCGGAGGACAAGAGAGCACCGTTCCGTTTTTTCTCCGGACATGGGCCATATTCATCACAAGCTTGTGAACATAGGCTTTACCAAACAGGCTGCGCTCCTTTTTTTGCTCAGCATGCAGGCTTTGATCTGTATTTCCGTAGGGCTTGCGATGTACTTGCAAGTATTCAATGGAACTATTCTTATTGTTGTAACTTATGCGTTTGTTCTGCTGTTTTTTTCCGTATTGCATTACATTAACAGAGCCGTTAACAGGCAGAATAAGGGGACGCTTTTCGGAAAGCAATCAGGCGACGAGGATACCATAAAATAGATACAGCAGCCTATGTTATTTGAACTTGCAGTTAAAAATATTGTTTCACGTAAAAGCTCTTTTGTTATAATTTTATTTATAGCCATGTCCGTAGCGTTATTGGTCGTTATAAATTCCGTCTTTGACAGAACGGAACACGGTGTAGAAGAAGTTTTTATAAACAGTTTTACAGGGGATTTTATAATAAGACCTAAGTCGAAAATTCCTTTAAGCCTTTTCGGAGATGAAACCCCTGTGACGGGAACTCTTACAAAACTTGAAAATCTTGTTCCTTATGACGCCGTATGCGACGTGCTTTCTTCGAATCCTCATGTAAAGTCTTTTATTCCCCAAGTTTCGGGGCTTGCCGTTGCCGAAAACGGAGAAAAGCGCTTGTTCGTTTACCTTTTCGGCGTTGACGGCGCGGAATTCGCCAAGTATATGCCGTCTCTTAGGATCGTCGACGGAAATCCGTATGTTTCGGGAAGCAAAGGAGCGATGCTTTTAAAAACGGCTGCGGCTTCTTTGGACGTGTCGGTCGGCGATATGATTCAATTTTCAGTAATTGACGGCCTTTCAGTCAGAATAAGGGCGGTTCCCGTAAGTGCGATTTATGATTATACGGTTTTGAACACGACGCTTGAGCGCTATATGCTGTTGGATCCTTCGACTTTTCGTTCTTTAACGGATATGGACGAGGTTGCATCCGATATTGAAATTGACGATTCCGCATCGGAAATTCTTAAAAACGCTACAGAACTTGATTCATTATTTGACGGCGCAAATGATGTGGATGCCGTTATTCGTGAAGAGAGAGAGGGTGCCGCTGAAAACAGTCTTTCCGCCGACAGCCTTGAAGGCTCTCTTTCGGATAGAGCGGCGTTTAGCGCTAAGGCGGAATTTGAAGGAAACGGTTCAAAAAGCGGTTCATGGAATTTCATTATAGTCAGGCTTGATTCAAGTAAAAATGCAGGAAAGGTTATAAGAGACGTCAACAGAATATTTCATAAAAACGGCTGGCCTGTCGAAGCCGTAGGTTGGCGCCATGCGGCCGGAAATTCCGCAATGTACTTGTACTGGATGCGCATTATCTTTAATATCGGCATTTTGATAATCCTTTCGTCGGGTTTTATTGTCGTCAACAACACTTTGGTGATAAATGTTTTGGACAGAATACGCGAAATAGGAACCATGCGTGCGGTAGGCGCTTCGGGAAAGTA from Treponema parvum harbors:
- a CDS encoding MraY family glycosyltransferase; its protein translation is MILFFFISFFISALLIPFIIRFSRKYGFYDKVNSRKIHSGNIPRLGGLAVVFSFIVTEIIFGLFYSTPVADRIYNVSLIFAGILIFFMGLTDDFHPLRAGIKLIIQCVAALITIVCGYSFDSILGFYVPPFIGNVFTFLWIVFVINSYNLIDGLDGLCGGLSFLTLGALYIIFARSASSAAALCLVLCGSIAGFLLYNKPPAKIFLGDGGSQFLGFFVAVCPLFSSTVNYEYNKVLIMLTLCAIPMTDTLAAVWRRTREHRSVFSPDMGHIHHKLVNIGFTKQAALLFLLSMQALICISVGLAMYLQVFNGTILIVVTYAFVLLFFSVLHYINRAVNRQNKGTLFGKQSGDEDTIK
- a CDS encoding ABC transporter permease; its protein translation is MLFELAVKNIVSRKSSFVIILFIAMSVALLVVINSVFDRTEHGVEEVFINSFTGDFIIRPKSKIPLSLFGDETPVTGTLTKLENLVPYDAVCDVLSSNPHVKSFIPQVSGLAVAENGEKRLFVYLFGVDGAEFAKYMPSLRIVDGNPYVSGSKGAMLLKTAAASLDVSVGDMIQFSVIDGLSVRIRAVPVSAIYDYTVLNTTLERYMLLDPSTFRSLTDMDEVASDIEIDDSASEILKNATELDSLFDGANDVDAVIREEREGAAENSLSADSLEGSLSDRAAFSAKAEFEGNGSKSGSWNFIIVRLDSSKNAGKVIRDVNRIFHKNGWPVEAVGWRHAAGNSAMYLYWMRIIFNIGILIILSSGFIVVNNTLVINVLDRIREIGTMRAVGASGKYVSLLFMLETFIITFVAGILGCLTGSLASFLLTRIHIAFSNSFLIQLFGGNTLVTKITFANLRNSLGMSLILGVIGWIYPVRTALSISPVQAIQGAR